The following are encoded together in the Populus trichocarpa isolate Nisqually-1 chromosome 5, P.trichocarpa_v4.1, whole genome shotgun sequence genome:
- the LOC18098827 gene encoding putative pentatricopeptide repeat-containing protein At1g12700, mitochondrial isoform X1 has product MMMFMRKGAFRATASSSAIRLLLQQHVEMGIFPFPPNFPSLSFFKHHHITTSACTQKPSLPQKNCGFVSNTSNDISIDDALTSFYRMVRMNPRPSVVEFGKFLGSIAKKKQYFSVVSLCNQMDLFGVTHNVYSLNILINCLCRLNRVDFAVSVLAKIFKLGIQPDAITFNTLINGLCNEGKIKEAVGLFNELVRRGHEPNVISYNTVINGLCKNGNTNMAVHVLKKMEQNGCKPDVVTYSIIIDSLCKDRLVNEALEFLSKMVDRDIPPDVITYSSILHGFCNLGQLNEATRLFKEMVGRDVMPNTVTFTILVDGLCKEGMVSEARCVFETMTEKGAEPDVYTYTALMDGYCLQNQMDEARKVLNIMVGKGCAPDVHSYSVLINGYCKRRRLDEAKRLLFEMSEKELTPNTVTYSTVMKGLCQVGRPQEALNLFKEMCSSSLLPDLMTYSILLDGCCKHGDLDEALQLLKEMQERKIKPNIVIYNILIQGMFIAGKLEVAKELFSKLSTDGIQPTVRTYNVMIGGLLKEGLSDEAYKLFRKMEDNGFLPDSCSYNVIIQGFLKNQDSSTAVQLIDEMVGKRFSADSSTFQMLLDLESYDEAICRFMRGSSQHRKMK; this is encoded by the coding sequence atgATGATGTTCATGCGGAAAGGCGCTTTTAGAGCTACGGCTTCTTCTTCTGCTATTCggcttcttcttcaacaacatgtGGAAATGGgtatctttccttttcctcctaATTTCCCTTCTTTGTCATTCTTCAAGCATCACCACATCACCACTTCTGCTTGTACTCAGAAACCTTCTTTGCCTCAAAAAAATTGTGGGTTTGTTAGTAATACTAGCAATGACATTAGTATTGATGATGCCTTGACTTCATTCTATCGCATGGTCCGCATGAATCCTAGGCCTTCTGTTGTGGAATTTGGCAAATTCTTAGGGTCCATTGCCAAAAAGAAACAGTATTTCTCTGTTGTCTCTTTGTGCAATCAAATGGATTTGTTTGGAGTTACCCACAATGTTTATTCTCTAAATATATTGATTAACTGCCTTTGTCGCTTGAATCGTGTTGATTTTGCTGTCTCTGTCTTGGCTAAGATATTCAAACTAGGTATTCAACCTGATGCTATCACATTCAATACACTCATTAATGGGCTCTGCAATGAGGGGAAGATTAAAGAGGCAGTAGGATTGTTTAATGAGTTGGTACGGAGAGGGCATGAGCCCAATGTAATTAGCTATAATACTGTAATCAATGGTTTGTGCAAAAATGGCAACACAAATATGGCTGTTCACGTGTTGAAGAAGATGGAACAAAATGGGTGCAAGCCAGATGTGGTGACATATAGTATAATCATAGACAGCCTTTGCAAAGATAGGCTAGTTAATGAGGCCTTGGAGTTCTTATCTAAAATGGTGGATCGGGACATTCCACCAGATGTCATTACTTACAGCTCCATACTCCATGGTTTTTGCAATTTAGGACAACTGAATGAAGCTACTAGATTGTTCAAAGAAATGGTTGGTAGGGATGTTATGCCAAATACAGTGACTTTCACTATTCTGGTTGATGGACTCTGCAAAGAAGGGATGGTTTCAGAAGCTCGATGCGTCTTCGAAACAATGACTGAAAAAGGTGCCGAGCCAGATGTTTACACCTACACTGCCTTGATGGATGGGTATTGTTTACAGAACCAAATGGACGAGGCCAGAAAAGTGCTCAACATCATGGTTGGCAAGGGTTGTGCACCTGATGTACATAGTTACAGCGTCTTGATCAATGGATATTGCAAGAGAAGAAGGCTGGACGAGGCAAAAAGATTACTTTTTGAAATGTCTGAAAAAGAATTGACTCCTAATACTGTCACTTACAGCACTGTTATGAAAGGTCTCTGCCAAGTAGGGAGACCTCAGGAAGCTCTAAATCTCTTCAAGGAGATGTGCTCTTCAAGCCTTCTTCCAGATTTGATGACTTACTCAATTTTGCTAGATGGCTGCTGCAAACATGGAGATTTAGATGAGGCATTACAATTGCTCAAGGAAATGCAAGAGAGGAAAATCAAACCTAATATCGtcatttataatattcttattCAAGGCATGTTTATTGCTGGGAAGCTTGAAGTTGCAAAGGAACTATTTTCCAAGCTATCTACGGATGGAATACAACCTACTGTACGAACATACAATGTCATGATCGGGGGGCTTCTTAAAGAAGGGCTGTCAGATGAAGCGTACAAATTGTTTAGAAAAATGGAAGATAATGGCTTCTTGCCAGACAGTTGCTCTTATAATGTTATCATTCAAGGATTTCTTAAAAATCAGGACTCATCTACTGCTGTACAACTAATTGATGAAATGGTTGGTAAAAGATTTTCTGCAGATTCGTCTACATTTCAGATGTTATTGGATCTGGAATCTTATGATGAAGCC
- the LOC127905327 gene encoding pentatricopeptide repeat-containing protein At1g63330-like, whose amino-acid sequence MVLGGHEPDVISYSTITGSLNLLTTPWNSYLKWYWIGAFHRMSLLTVPYSMHVAFTVLVDGLCKEGMVSEARCVFETMTEKGAEPDVYTYVHCLDGWSRRMDEAKPLLAEMSHKDLTPDTVTYSTLMKGLCRGGRVLDAQKLFKEMHALKTLKAMQERKIERDIVLHTILIEGMFIAGKLEVAKELSSKLFVDGMRPTVQTYIKGLLKEGLSDEAYELLRKMEDDGFLPDDIITAAELLLFNFPGKKKE is encoded by the exons ATGGTGCTTGGAGGGCATGAGCCTGATGTAATTAGCTATAGTACAATCACAGGCAGCCTTAATTTGTTAACGACGCCATGGAATTCTTATCTGAAATGGTACTGGATCGGGGCATTCCACCGGATGTCGTTACTTACAGTTCCATACTCCATGCATG TGGCGTTCACTGTTTTGGTTGATGGACTCTGCAAAGAAGGGATGGTTTCAGAAGCTCGGTGCGTCTTCGAAACAATGACTGAAAAAGGTGCTGAGCCAGATGTTTACACCTACGTACACTGCCTTGATGGATGG AGTAGAAGGATGGACGAGGCAAAACCACTCCTTGCTGAAATGTCTCATAAAGATTTGACTCCTGATACTGTCACTTACAGCACTCTTATGAAAGGTTTGTGCCGTGGAGGTAGAGTTCTGGATGCGCAAAAGCTTTTCAAGGAGATGCAT GCATTAAAAACGCTAAAGGCAATGCAAGAGAGGAAAATTGAACGTGATATAGTCCTTCATACCATTCTCATTGAAGGGATGTTTATTGCTGGGAAGCTTGAAGTTGCCAAGGAACTATCTTCCAAGCTTTTTGTGGACGGAATGCGACCCACTGTACAGACATACATCAAGGGACTTCTTAAAGAGGGGCTGTCAGATGAAGCATACGAATTGCTTAGAAAAATGGAAGATGATGGCTTCTTGCCGGACG ATATTATCACTGCCGCAGAACTCCTCCTGTTCAATTTccctggaaaaaagaaagaataa
- the LOC18098827 gene encoding putative pentatricopeptide repeat-containing protein At1g12700, mitochondrial isoform X2, whose translation MWKWIFKLGIQPDAITFNTLINGLCNEGKIKEAVGLFNELVRRGHEPNVISYNTVINGLCKNGNTNMAVHVLKKMEQNGCKPDVVTYSIIIDSLCKDRLVNEALEFLSKMVDRDIPPDVITYSSILHGFCNLGQLNEATRLFKEMVGRDVMPNTVTFTILVDGLCKEGMVSEARCVFETMTEKGAEPDVYTYTALMDGYCLQNQMDEARKVLNIMVGKGCAPDVHSYSVLINGYCKRRRLDEAKRLLFEMSEKELTPNTVTYSTVMKGLCQVGRPQEALNLFKEMCSSSLLPDLMTYSILLDGCCKHGDLDEALQLLKEMQERKIKPNIVIYNILIQGMFIAGKLEVAKELFSKLSTDGIQPTVRTYNVMIGGLLKEGLSDEAYKLFRKMEDNGFLPDSCSYNVIIQGFLKNQDSSTAVQLIDEMVGKRFSADSSTFQMLLDLESYDEAICRFMRGSSQHRKMK comes from the exons atgtGGAAATGG ATATTCAAACTAGGTATTCAACCTGATGCTATCACATTCAATACACTCATTAATGGGCTCTGCAATGAGGGGAAGATTAAAGAGGCAGTAGGATTGTTTAATGAGTTGGTACGGAGAGGGCATGAGCCCAATGTAATTAGCTATAATACTGTAATCAATGGTTTGTGCAAAAATGGCAACACAAATATGGCTGTTCACGTGTTGAAGAAGATGGAACAAAATGGGTGCAAGCCAGATGTGGTGACATATAGTATAATCATAGACAGCCTTTGCAAAGATAGGCTAGTTAATGAGGCCTTGGAGTTCTTATCTAAAATGGTGGATCGGGACATTCCACCAGATGTCATTACTTACAGCTCCATACTCCATGGTTTTTGCAATTTAGGACAACTGAATGAAGCTACTAGATTGTTCAAAGAAATGGTTGGTAGGGATGTTATGCCAAATACAGTGACTTTCACTATTCTGGTTGATGGACTCTGCAAAGAAGGGATGGTTTCAGAAGCTCGATGCGTCTTCGAAACAATGACTGAAAAAGGTGCCGAGCCAGATGTTTACACCTACACTGCCTTGATGGATGGGTATTGTTTACAGAACCAAATGGACGAGGCCAGAAAAGTGCTCAACATCATGGTTGGCAAGGGTTGTGCACCTGATGTACATAGTTACAGCGTCTTGATCAATGGATATTGCAAGAGAAGAAGGCTGGACGAGGCAAAAAGATTACTTTTTGAAATGTCTGAAAAAGAATTGACTCCTAATACTGTCACTTACAGCACTGTTATGAAAGGTCTCTGCCAAGTAGGGAGACCTCAGGAAGCTCTAAATCTCTTCAAGGAGATGTGCTCTTCAAGCCTTCTTCCAGATTTGATGACTTACTCAATTTTGCTAGATGGCTGCTGCAAACATGGAGATTTAGATGAGGCATTACAATTGCTCAAGGAAATGCAAGAGAGGAAAATCAAACCTAATATCGtcatttataatattcttattCAAGGCATGTTTATTGCTGGGAAGCTTGAAGTTGCAAAGGAACTATTTTCCAAGCTATCTACGGATGGAATACAACCTACTGTACGAACATACAATGTCATGATCGGGGGGCTTCTTAAAGAAGGGCTGTCAGATGAAGCGTACAAATTGTTTAGAAAAATGGAAGATAATGGCTTCTTGCCAGACAGTTGCTCTTATAATGTTATCATTCAAGGATTTCTTAAAAATCAGGACTCATCTACTGCTGTACAACTAATTGATGAAATGGTTGGTAAAAGATTTTCTGCAGATTCGTCTACATTTCAGATGTTATTGGATCTGGAATCTTATGATGAAGCC
- the LOC112325351 gene encoding glycine-rich cell wall structural protein 1, translating to MAAVSSKWVYLLLLFLCIVLHLSAITLGDDKLDKTRFGDDNCGFGRRGCGGGRGGGRGGGGGLGGGGGGGGGIGGGSGQGGGFGAGGGVGSGLGGSAGGGGGGGGGGGGGIGGGSGHGRGFGAGGGVGGGGLGGGGGGGGGGGGGGGIGGGSGHGGGFGAGGGVGGGGLGGGAGGGEGGGGGLGGGSGHGGGFGAGGGVGGGAGGGLGGGSGGGAGGGFGVGIGVGIGVGVGAGAGQGSGIGSGSGNSGRH from the exons ATGGCGGCTGTGTCTTCAAAATGGGTTTATTTGCTTCTACTTTTCTTGTGCATTGTTCTTCATTTGAGTGCTATCACTCTTGGTGATGACAAACTTGACAAAACTAGGTTTGGTGACGATAACTGTGGGTTTGGTCGAAGAGGCTGTGGTGGTGGACGTGGAGGGGGACGAGGAGGAGGTGGAGGTTTAGGTGGTG ggggaggtggtggtggaggcaTCGGTGGCGGTTCAGGTCAAGGTGGGGGCTTCGGAGCAGGAGGTGGTGTAGGTAGTGGTCTTGGAGGCAGTGctggtggaggtggtggaggaggaggaggaggtggtggtggtattGGTGGTGGTTCAGGTCATGGCAGGGGCTTTGGAGCTGGAGGTGGTGTAGGAGGCGGTGGTCTTGGAGgcggtggaggaggaggaggcggaggtggtggtggtggtggtattgGTGGTGGTTCAGGTCATGGCGGGGGCTTTGGAGCTGGAGGTGGTGTAGGTGGTGGTGGCCTTGGAGGTGGTGCTGgtggaggagaaggaggaggtgGAGGCCTAGGTGGAGGATCAGGCCATGGAGGTGGATTTGGTGCTGGTGGAGGTGTAGGaggtggtgctggtggtggtttAGGTGGCGGAAGTGGTGGTGGAGCAGGTGGAGGATTTGGAGTTGGAATTGGCGTTGGTATAGGAGTTGGCGTTGGTGCAGGTGCCGGCCAGGGATCTGGTATTGGTTCTGGCAGTGGTAATAGTGGCAGGCATTAA